AAAATATTGGTCACGAGCGGCCAACTCACCGCCTAATAAAAAATTTAAATAATCAATAACTTTTTGGCTGCCTATCATAACATCTACTCCTATTTTTAAACTTATATAGCTTTTTACTTACCTTAAACCCACACTTTTAACACAATAATGATAGTTTTTTTGAACTACTTAGTAATATTTATATTTAAGGGGCTTCTGACAATGTCTTACAGATATAGTAGCATACACGCAAAACGTGACTTGTAACGTTGTGAACTAAGAATAAAATGCCAGTTGAGAATAATAATTAAATAGACTTATTTAATTATTAGATAAGGAAAGAAAGTTGAGTAAAAAGGTTGCTATTCATCATAGGAACTACTACAAATCATGGAAAAATCACCATTCATATACCTCTTATATTGTATAAATGCGAGATTTCTTCAATATAACTATCACTAACCAAACACATGCTATATTCATTTATGGCATGACAATTGCAATATTTAAACTGCATAAGCCAGTAATTCAAGCTTAGCATGATGCTCGTTTAGATAGTCATTGACCATAGGTTCACAGCATCCACAACAAGTAGCAACATCAAGGGAATCTTTCAAACCCTCAAGGGTATCGATTCCTGAAGCAATAGCTGCTTGAATTTGCTTCTCTTTTACATCGTTACAGATACATACGTACATTTAGTTGCTCCTATCTTTATAACTGGTTGATACTCTTTATAATAACGATAACTATTACCATTTACAATGATTGTTGCAATAATTGTCAGTCTTATGTGCTTAACTTAAAGATATTAACCTATCTATTTTTAATACAAAAAAACAAGTTCGCAAAGATCATAATATAAAAGAATATATTTATATATCCGTAAATATGCATATATTTGTGATAAACGGTGTTAAA
The nucleotide sequence above comes from Psychrobacter sp. P2G3. Encoded proteins:
- a CDS encoding (2Fe-2S)-binding protein yields the protein MYVCICNDVKEKQIQAAIASGIDTLEGLKDSLDVATCCGCCEPMVNDYLNEHHAKLELLAYAV